In a single window of the Cydia pomonella isolate Wapato2018A chromosome 2, ilCydPomo1, whole genome shotgun sequence genome:
- the LOC133534439 gene encoding putative peptidyl-prolyl cis-trans isomerase dodo isoform X2 has translation MSQESDAPLPEGWEMRTSRSTGMTYFLNSYTKKSQWERPEAPADPGEIRCCHILIKHAGSRRPSSWREEKINRSKEDALDALKGYRKQIVSKNAEFVDIASKYSDCSSAKRGGDLGMFGRGQMQAPFEEEAFKLKVGQLSKPVETESGFHIILRTV, from the coding sequence ATGTCTCAAGAAAGCGACGCTCCACTGCCCGAAGGATGGGAGATGCGGACCAGCCGATCTACTGGCATGACATATTTCCTCAACAGTTACACAAAGAAGTCACAGTGGGAGCGGCCAGAGGCCCCTGCGGACCCAGGTGAGATCCGATGCTGCCATATCCTGATCAAGCATGCTGGAAGCCGGAGACCATCATCATGGAGAGAAGAGAAGATAAACCGATCTAAAGAGGATGCTTTAGATGCCCTTAAGGGATATCGTAAGCAGATAGTTTCCAAAAATGCTGAGTTTGTTGATATCGCCTCAAAGTATTCAGATTGCTCATCGGCAAAGCGAGGTGGCGATCTAGGAATGTTTGGGAGAGGCCAAATGCAGGCTCCATTTGAAGAAGAGGCTTTTAAGCTTAAAGTTGGACAACTCAGTAAGCCTGTTGAGACAGAATCTGGATTTCACATTATTTTAAGGACTGTTTGA
- the LOC133534424 gene encoding uncharacterized protein LOC133534424: MSGHRANRSMLHYWLLLSWFGTASLQYINVGPTPDALIAPSVSNFNAHIPYVNYYNPSLQGEFNVQSDPIDNTDSYNRFYPSGDYPPADRKRRTIDEESKNWLPNILDSGKHTENEERAVTPQINQESNSDNETNTETLSLRKRSFSPWGGKRAGGVNVDQMWTWKRATRSREPSMPKRVRFSPWGGKRSGQVIYHPGSKVKRVIYSTSIPALTRILSNYSPSDQPSEMTDYQFRPSIDKRHPIKIQVMGAQSDHVREALPFKNFLAALPPLFKPGHPYVDLNLKNDGKRKVIFSQWGGKRTAPIIGPIWTPGLGNVKEATLDAILLIRNNNIDEAKEESTKAL, from the coding sequence AAGCATGTTGCACTACTGGCTTCTGCTGTCCTGGTTTGGCACAGCAAGCCTGCAATACATCAACGTCGGGCCCACGCCAGACGCGCTCATAGCCCCCAGCGTCTCGAACTTCAACGCCCACATCCCGTACGTCAACTACTATAACCCCTCGCTCCAAGGCGAATTCAACGTGCAGAGCGACCCCATCGACAACACGGACTCATACAACCGATTTTACCCAAGCGGTGACTATCCGCCCGCCGATCGCAAACGAAGAACCATAGATGAAGAATCAAAAAATTGGTTACCGAATATACTAGACAGCGGAAAACATACTGAAAATGAAGAGAGAGCCGTTACACCGCAAATAAACCAAGAGTCCAACTCGGATAATGAGACGAATACGGAGACTTTGAGCCTTCGGAAAAGGAGCTTTAGTCCGTGGGGCGGCAAGCGGGCCGGAGGCGTCAACGTCGATCAGATGTGGACCTGGAAGCGCGCCACTCGCAGCAGGGAGCCCAGCATGCCCAAACGGGTGCGCTTTAGCCCCTGGGGAGGCAAAAGGAGCGGACAAGTGATATACCACCCGGGCAGTAAAGTTAAGAGGGTAATTTACTCAACCTCCATACCAGCGCTCACTCGGATCTTATCCAACTATTCGCCCTCTGACCAACCGTCAGAAATGACTGATTACCAATTCAGACCATCAATAGACAAGCGGCATCCGATCAAAATTCAAGTTATGGGCGCTCAATCAGATCACGTACGCGAAGCGTTACCCTTTAAGAATTTCCTAGCAGCTTTACCGCCCTTGTTTAAGCCTGGTCATCCATACGTGGACTTGAATTTGAAAAACGACGGCAAAAGAAAGGTCATATTTAGCCAATGGGGAGGGAAGCGAACGGCACCTATAATTGGACCCATATGGACACCAGGTCTAGGCAACGTGAAGGAGGCTACTTTAGATGCCATTTTACTTatcagaaataataatattgacgaAGCGAAGGAAGAATCGACGAAAGCATTGTAA